Proteins encoded by one window of Halomonas sp. SH5A2:
- a CDS encoding PhoH family protein, whose translation MSQPSPQANRITTLSLEPNDPQRLASLCGQQDEHLKLIESRLDVTLRNRGNVFQLAGPANRIKAAANVLEHLYRETAAEEVSADTVHLFLQESGLEALEEEDDTEGDSGEVIMRTPRTMIKPRGLNQQRYVTSIREHDINFGIGPAGTGKTYLAVAAAVEALNQQEVRRILLVRPAVEAGEKLGFLPGDLAQKIDPYLRPLYDALYEMIGFEQVAKLIERQVIEIAPLAYMRGRTLNNAYIILDESQNTTPEQMKMFLTRIGFGSTAVITGDVTQVDLPKGQRSGLIQVLDVLKDTAGIGVTHFAAKDVVRHPLVQRIIEAYDAFESQQEAEERARREARQQEREARLQGRESSGDTSR comes from the coding sequence TTGAGCCAGCCATCGCCTCAGGCCAATCGCATTACCACGTTAAGCCTTGAACCCAATGACCCACAGCGCCTTGCCAGCCTGTGTGGTCAGCAGGATGAGCACCTGAAGTTGATCGAAAGCCGCCTGGACGTAACACTGCGCAACCGGGGCAATGTGTTCCAGTTGGCTGGGCCTGCCAATCGCATTAAAGCCGCTGCCAACGTGCTGGAACACCTCTACCGCGAAACCGCGGCGGAAGAAGTATCGGCCGACACCGTCCACCTGTTTCTTCAAGAATCCGGCCTGGAAGCGCTGGAGGAAGAAGACGATACAGAAGGCGATAGCGGTGAAGTGATCATGCGCACACCGCGCACCATGATCAAGCCCCGTGGCCTCAATCAGCAGCGCTACGTCACCAGTATTCGCGAACACGACATCAACTTCGGCATTGGTCCCGCGGGTACCGGTAAAACCTACCTTGCCGTCGCGGCCGCCGTGGAAGCGCTTAACCAGCAGGAAGTACGTCGTATTCTACTCGTCCGCCCGGCGGTGGAAGCCGGTGAGAAGCTCGGCTTTCTGCCCGGCGATCTCGCCCAGAAAATCGACCCTTACCTGCGCCCGCTCTACGATGCGCTTTACGAAATGATCGGCTTTGAGCAGGTCGCCAAGCTGATCGAGCGCCAGGTGATCGAAATTGCCCCGCTGGCTTATATGCGCGGCAGAACGCTCAACAATGCCTATATCATCCTGGATGAGAGCCAGAACACCACGCCCGAACAAATGAAAATGTTTCTGACGCGTATTGGCTTCGGCTCCACCGCGGTAATCACCGGTGACGTCACCCAGGTTGACCTGCCCAAAGGCCAGCGCTCGGGCCTGATCCAGGTACTCGACGTGCTAAAGGACACCGCCGGAATTGGCGTCACCCACTTTGCCGCCAAAGATGTGGTTCGCCACCCGCTGGTGCAGCGCATCATCGAAGCCTACGACGCCTTCGAGTCCCAGCAGGAAGCTGAGGAGCGCGCCCGTCGGGAAGCGCGCCAGCAAGAGCGGGAAGCCCGTCTGCAGGGCCGCGAAAGCTCGGGGGATACCTCGCGATGA
- the ybeY gene encoding rRNA maturation RNase YbeY — MNDIVIDRQAAIDDQQLPTQAQLTRWVGDVLARHPDEPRQELTVRFVDLAESQSLNHDYRGKDKPTNVLSFPFENPPGITLPLLGDLVICHAVVVKEAEEQHKALEHHYAHMVIHGTLHLLGYDHMEEEDAEVMEQCERELLAALGITDPYIGDI; from the coding sequence ATGAATGACATCGTGATCGACCGTCAGGCCGCCATCGACGATCAGCAGCTACCGACTCAGGCACAGCTCACCCGTTGGGTGGGCGATGTGCTTGCCCGGCACCCCGACGAGCCACGACAGGAACTGACCGTGCGTTTTGTCGATCTCGCTGAAAGCCAATCACTCAATCATGATTATCGGGGCAAGGATAAGCCCACCAACGTGCTGTCATTCCCGTTTGAGAACCCACCGGGCATAACGCTGCCATTACTCGGCGATCTGGTGATTTGCCATGCCGTCGTTGTCAAAGAGGCTGAAGAGCAGCACAAAGCCCTCGAGCATCATTACGCCCATATGGTGATTCACGGCACTTTGCACTTATTGGGCTATGATCACATGGAAGAAGAAGATGCCGAGGTGATGGAGCAATGTGAGCGCGAGCTGCTTGCCGCCCTGGGCATTACCGACCCTTATATTGGCGACATATGA
- a CDS encoding HlyC/CorC family transporter, which yields MSEDRSSNANQRSWLEKLFSALSGDNDEPSSRDELLEFLRHAAGRLKLDQDAIMIIEGALEISDQQVREILIPRSQISAITLDQTSEEYLALIQETGHSRYPVIGENLDDVKGILLVKDLLPLLSQTQAERDAFQLDDIVRSAMFIPESKRLNSLLKEFRDTHNHMAVVVDEYGGTAGIITIEDILEQIVGNIEDEHDADEEEDIRELEDKRYAIRALTTIDDFNEHFDTQFSDDEFDTIGGLVMQQFGHLPQRGEYTHLGGWRFEVLNADNRRIRLLEAYREQRPDTSDDEQEDT from the coding sequence ATGAGCGAAGACCGATCGAGCAACGCCAATCAACGATCCTGGCTCGAGAAACTCTTTAGCGCCCTTTCCGGCGACAACGACGAACCCAGCTCCCGCGATGAGTTACTGGAATTTTTACGCCACGCGGCGGGGCGTTTAAAGCTTGACCAGGACGCCATCATGATCATTGAAGGCGCACTGGAAATCAGCGATCAACAGGTTCGCGAAATCCTCATCCCCCGCTCGCAAATCTCGGCGATCACCCTTGATCAGACCAGCGAAGAGTACCTGGCGCTTATTCAAGAGACTGGCCACTCGCGCTACCCGGTGATTGGCGAAAACCTTGACGATGTAAAAGGTATTTTGCTGGTCAAGGATCTATTGCCGCTCCTGTCGCAGACTCAAGCGGAGCGAGATGCGTTTCAGTTGGATGATATCGTCCGTTCGGCGATGTTCATTCCTGAATCCAAACGGCTCAACAGCCTGCTGAAAGAGTTTCGTGATACCCACAACCACATGGCCGTCGTGGTCGACGAATACGGCGGTACAGCGGGCATTATTACCATCGAGGATATCCTTGAGCAGATTGTCGGCAATATCGAAGACGAGCATGACGCTGACGAGGAAGAAGATATCCGCGAGCTGGAAGACAAGCGCTATGCCATCCGCGCCCTCACGACCATCGACGACTTCAATGAGCACTTCGATACCCAGTTCTCCGACGATGAGTTTGACACCATCGGCGGACTGGTCATGCAGCAGTTCGGCCACCTGCCCCAACGCGGCGAATATACTCACCTGGGCGGCTGGCGCTTCGAAGTCCTCAACGCAGACAATCGCCGTATCCGCCTACTAGAGGCCTACCGGGAACAACGCCCTGATACCAGCGACGACGAGCAGGAAGACACCTAG
- the lnt gene encoding apolipoprotein N-acyltransferase, translated as MGRIPAVYRQLIVALLAGGLTTLTASPFELWWLGPVAAGLMYAGTHQLTAAQAALKGWLYGVALFGSGASWVYVSIHDYGYTGVPLALFLTALFVCVLALFYAATLWLYRRFTGPRLELVSFAGIWVLGEVLRTYLFTGFPWLLLGSGYVDSPLAAWAPIGGVYLLSLLVALSGALGAALLLRRQWWTLVPLAAIWLTPLALPAQWTTPAETPTRVALLQGNLPQLEKWTPEGQRNAANIYSDLTREVGDDVDLIVWPETALPMMETQARPVLERVQSNLPADTALMTGIVQRDIEERLFNGVVGIGDVEGSYQKEHLVPFGEYLPLESLLRGAIDFFNLPMSSFTKGDSDQAPMQAAGVSIGNAICYEIIYPQLVASRAKNSDVLMTLSNDTWFGASIGPHQHLQMARLRALENGRYVLRATSNGITAIIDAQGRIVERAPQFETTSLTGEFYATQGLTPFTRMGSWPVWFLAALMTLVGVSRTHRR; from the coding sequence ATGGGTCGTATTCCCGCTGTCTATCGACAGCTCATTGTTGCGCTTCTGGCTGGCGGTTTAACCACACTGACAGCATCGCCCTTCGAATTGTGGTGGCTAGGCCCGGTGGCGGCAGGCTTAATGTATGCAGGGACTCATCAGCTAACCGCCGCCCAGGCGGCCCTCAAGGGATGGCTGTACGGCGTGGCGCTGTTTGGCAGCGGTGCTTCCTGGGTCTACGTATCGATTCACGACTACGGCTATACCGGCGTACCGCTTGCGCTGTTTCTCACCGCCCTGTTTGTCTGCGTGCTGGCACTGTTTTACGCCGCCACGCTTTGGCTCTACCGCCGCTTTACCGGCCCTCGGCTGGAGCTTGTGAGCTTTGCCGGCATCTGGGTGCTGGGAGAAGTCCTGCGCACCTATCTATTTACCGGTTTTCCATGGCTATTGCTGGGGTCAGGGTATGTGGATTCCCCACTGGCGGCCTGGGCGCCTATAGGCGGCGTTTATCTGCTCTCGCTGCTGGTTGCCCTTAGCGGCGCACTCGGCGCGGCGCTACTGCTGCGCCGCCAATGGTGGACGCTCGTGCCGCTGGCGGCTATCTGGCTAACCCCCCTCGCGTTGCCAGCGCAATGGACCACGCCCGCCGAAACACCGACACGGGTCGCACTGCTACAGGGTAATCTTCCCCAACTGGAAAAATGGACCCCCGAAGGCCAGCGCAACGCCGCCAATATTTATAGCGACTTGACTCGCGAGGTCGGCGACGACGTTGACCTGATTGTGTGGCCGGAAACGGCCCTGCCCATGATGGAAACCCAGGCACGCCCGGTGCTTGAGCGGGTACAAAGCAACCTGCCCGCCGACACGGCATTGATGACCGGTATCGTCCAGCGCGATATCGAGGAACGCTTGTTCAATGGCGTCGTCGGTATTGGCGATGTCGAGGGCAGCTATCAAAAAGAACACCTGGTGCCCTTCGGCGAATATCTACCACTGGAAAGCCTGCTACGCGGCGCCATCGACTTTTTCAACCTGCCCATGTCGAGCTTTACCAAAGGCGATTCCGATCAGGCGCCAATGCAGGCAGCGGGGGTCAGCATCGGCAATGCCATCTGCTATGAAATCATTTACCCGCAGTTGGTGGCCAGCCGCGCCAAGAACAGCGATGTATTGATGACGCTGTCCAACGATACCTGGTTTGGTGCCTCGATCGGCCCGCACCAACACTTGCAGATGGCGCGCCTCAGGGCGCTGGAAAATGGCCGCTACGTGCTGCGGGCTACCAGCAATGGCATTACCGCCATCATCGATGCACAGGGCCGCATCGTCGAGCGTGCGCCCCAGTTCGAGACCACATCGCTTACCGGCGAGTTCTACGCTACTCAAGGGTTAACACCGTTTACCCGCATGGGTAGCTGGCCGGTGTGGTTTTTAGCCGCACTGATGACCCTTGTGGGTGTGTCTCGAACGCACCGCCGGTAA
- a CDS encoding SCO family protein codes for MLVLLVSLWLVGCSERNWRTAETFEIMPPLDFSLIDENGQAVEAEDYQGKVTLVYFGYTYCPDVCPITLARLAGTLNRLDDDVRDDIQVLFISVDPKRDTPEVVKRYTNAFGSEFIGITGDLAEIDALTNRMRVTYDYEEPNQRGDYIVTHTSAVFAFDREGKAQFLIRDSHPISDAVADINQLVSDGA; via the coding sequence TTGTTAGTTTTACTGGTTTCACTGTGGCTTGTCGGCTGTAGTGAGCGCAATTGGCGCACGGCAGAGACCTTTGAAATCATGCCGCCGCTGGATTTTTCGCTGATTGATGAAAACGGTCAGGCCGTCGAGGCTGAAGATTATCAGGGTAAGGTCACACTGGTTTACTTTGGGTATACCTATTGCCCGGATGTGTGCCCGATTACGTTAGCCAGACTGGCAGGCACCTTAAACCGTCTGGACGATGATGTCCGTGACGACATTCAGGTGCTGTTTATCTCCGTCGACCCGAAGCGTGATACCCCCGAGGTCGTAAAGCGCTACACCAATGCCTTCGGCTCTGAGTTTATTGGTATTACGGGTGACCTGGCGGAAATAGACGCCCTGACCAACCGCATGCGGGTCACGTATGACTACGAAGAACCTAACCAGCGCGGTGACTATATTGTGACGCACACAAGCGCGGTTTTTGCCTTTGATCGGGAAGGGAAGGCGCAATTCCTGATACGCGACTCGCACCCCATCTCTGACGCGGTAGCAGATATTAATCAGTTGGTGAGCGACGGTGCCTGA
- a CDS encoding copper chaperone PCu(A)C: protein MVRHLFNTPRLLAGGMLLMLVIAGHASGQDVQVSDARLSLLPGEQPGAGYFQLHNTGDETAVLVGAQSEAFEDVEIHVSSEENGMAHMHAMEQVEIEAGERFEFAPKGHHLMFIGRKETFSEGDDVEVLLEFDDAQQLPVTFDVVSPASL from the coding sequence ATGGTCAGGCACCTATTCAATACCCCTCGGCTGTTGGCCGGTGGCATGCTGCTGATGTTGGTAATCGCCGGGCATGCCAGTGGGCAGGATGTGCAGGTCAGCGATGCGCGATTGAGTTTGTTGCCCGGTGAGCAGCCGGGAGCGGGGTATTTTCAGCTGCATAATACCGGCGACGAGACGGCTGTTTTAGTCGGCGCGCAAAGCGAGGCCTTTGAAGACGTCGAGATTCATGTGAGCAGCGAAGAAAACGGCATGGCGCACATGCATGCCATGGAGCAAGTGGAAATCGAGGCGGGGGAACGTTTCGAGTTTGCCCCCAAAGGCCATCACTTGATGTTTATCGGGCGTAAGGAAACGTTTTCTGAAGGTGATGATGTCGAGGTGCTGCTGGAGTTTGACGACGCCCAGCAACTGCCGGTCACGTTCGATGTGGTATCCCCCGCATCGCTTTAA